A window of Roseiflexus castenholzii DSM 13941 genomic DNA:
CCGCCATTCCGATGGCGCAGTTCCGTAAGCAACTGCGTGAGCAGATGGCAGCGCTCGGCATCGATGAAAGTTTCGCTCGCCGCTATCTGAACGAGGGCTTCTCCGGTGGCGAGAAGAAGCGCATCGAGATTTTGCAGATGGCAATGCTGGAACCAAGCATGGCAATCATGGACGAGACCGACTCGGGGCTCGACATCGATGCGCTGAAAATCGTTGCGCAGGGCGTCAATACGCTCTATGCGCAGCATCCTGAGATGGGGGTGCTGGTCATTACGCACTATCAGCGGTTGCTGAACTATATCAAGCCGCATTTTGTGTCGGTGCTCATGGATGGTCGAATTGTGCGCGAGGGCGGACCCGAACTGGCGCTCGAACTCGAAGAGAAGGGGTACGACTTCCTCCGCGAGGAGGTCGCAAGCGCGTGACTATGAAGACGTTTCCTCCGCTTGGCGAAATCAGCGACGCCCTGGTGATCGAGACATCGCGGGCTGCGGATGAGCCGGCATGGCTGACGGAGCAGCGCGCAGAAGCGTGGCGCTTCTTCGCCTCGGTTGAACCACCCTACTGGCGTCGCACCGATCTGTCGAAGTTCAAGCCGGATCAGGTGATCGCGGCTGCCGATACGGCCGCAACCAGTCTCTATCAGGAAGAAGACCTGACGGAGCAGGGAGTGGTGTTGACCACACTGGCGCAGGCGCTTCATTCCCACGAGACGCTCATCCGGCGGCATCTCGGCGCTGCTATCGAGCCGACGCGCCATAAGTTCCTGGCGCTCAACGCGGCGCTCTGGAAGGACGGCGTCTTTCTGTATGTGCCGAAGAATGTCAGCGTCGAATTGCCGCTGACGGCAGTCTTCTCGATGCCGATCCCCGGCGGGGCGATTGTTCCGCGCAACCTGATCATCCTCGATGATGGCGCTAGTGTAACGTTTGTTGAGGAGTATCACTCGATTGCGGCGTCCGATCAGGCATTTGCCGCGCCGGTCACCGAGATGTTCCTTGGCAATGACTCGACCCTGCGTTTTATTGCGGTGCAAACGTGGGGTGAGGATGTGTACCACATCGGCGCGCAGAAAGCGCGCGTCGGGCGTGGGGCGGCCATCGAGTGGGCAGCCGTCAATCTTGGCGCGCGCGTCCAGCATATCGAGGCGGAAACCGCGCTCGAAGGGGATGGGTCGCGCGTCGAGTGGGTGGCGGCGACGTTCGCCGGTGATCATCAGAATCTGCTGACGGCGCCATGGCTCCGCCATATCGGCGCGAAAACTGAAGCGCATATGGACTTTAAGACCGTCGTCAAGGATCAGAGTTACACAACCTTCGACGGGATGATCAAGATCGAACATCAGAGCCGCGCAACGGTCTCGCGTCTCGAGGAGCATGCACTGCACCTCTCGCCAAAGGCGCGCAGCGACTCGATCCCTGGGCTGATGATCGATACGAACGACGTCGCCAGGGCGGGGCACGCCTCGACCAGCGGCGAGGTGGATGAGGAGCAGTTGTTCTATATGCGCTCGCGCGGCATTCCGCGTGATGAAGCCATCCATCTGATTGTGATGGGGTTCTTCGAGCCGGTGCTCGACCGCATTCCCAACGATGCGCTGCGCCAGCGCATTGCAGAGATGATCGAGGCAAAGATTTGATGTCCGATGGCGTGGAACGGTGCATCACACCCGATGCGCCGTTGCCGCTTTTGCGTGTGCAGGTGCGCTCATGACTGCAAGCGCCGCTCTGAGCCTGTTCGATATCGTCGCACTGCGGCGGGAGTTCCCGATTCTCAATCAGTCGGTGAATGGTAAGACGCTGGCGTTTCTCGATAGCGCTGCGTCGTCGCAAAAGCCGCGCCGTGTGATCGATTGCCTCGAGGAGTATTATCGGCGCTACAACGCGAATGTGCATCGTGGCATTTACCGCCTGAGCGAAGAGGCGACGTTTGCCTTCGAGCGGGCGCGCGGCAAGGTGGCGCGTTTCATCAATGCTCGCAGCCAGCGCGAGATCGTCTTTGTGCGGAATACGACTGAGGCGATCAATCTGGTGGCGCGCAGTTGGGGTGATGCAAACCTGCGCGCGGGGGATCGTATTCTGCTCAGTATCATGGAGCACCACTCGAACCTGGTGCCCTGGCAGATGCTGGCGCAGCGTACCGGCGCGCAACTGGAGTTCCTGCCGATCGATGGCGAAGGTCGCCTGGCGCTCGACCATCTGGACGCGCAACTCGCAGGGGTGCGCCTGGTGGCGATTACGCAGCAGTCGAATGTGTTGGGAACGATCAATCCGGTGGCGGAGATTGCACGGCGCGCGCACGCTTGCGGCGCGCTCGTGCTGGTGGACGGCGCGCAGAGCGTACCGCATATGCCAGTGGACGTGCAGGCGCTCGATATCGATTTCCTGGCGTTCA
This region includes:
- the sufC gene encoding Fe-S cluster assembly ATPase SufC; its protein translation is MNSDLVIKDLRVSVEDKEILKGVNLTVKAGTIHAIMGPNGSGKSTLAYTLMGHPGYTVTGGEVWYRDHNILELEPDERSKLGLFLAFQYPVAIPGVTVANFLRAAINAHRAEEGKDPKETAIPMAQFRKQLREQMAALGIDESFARRYLNEGFSGGEKKRIEILQMAMLEPSMAIMDETDSGLDIDALKIVAQGVNTLYAQHPEMGVLVITHYQRLLNYIKPHFVSVLMDGRIVREGGPELALELEEKGYDFLREEVASA
- the sufD gene encoding Fe-S cluster assembly protein SufD, producing the protein MKTFPPLGEISDALVIETSRAADEPAWLTEQRAEAWRFFASVEPPYWRRTDLSKFKPDQVIAAADTAATSLYQEEDLTEQGVVLTTLAQALHSHETLIRRHLGAAIEPTRHKFLALNAALWKDGVFLYVPKNVSVELPLTAVFSMPIPGGAIVPRNLIILDDGASVTFVEEYHSIAASDQAFAAPVTEMFLGNDSTLRFIAVQTWGEDVYHIGAQKARVGRGAAIEWAAVNLGARVQHIEAETALEGDGSRVEWVAATFAGDHQNLLTAPWLRHIGAKTEAHMDFKTVVKDQSYTTFDGMIKIEHQSRATVSRLEEHALHLSPKARSDSIPGLMIDTNDVARAGHASTSGEVDEEQLFYMRSRGIPRDEAIHLIVMGFFEPVLDRIPNDALRQRIAEMIEAKI
- a CDS encoding cysteine desulfurase — its product is MTASAALSLFDIVALRREFPILNQSVNGKTLAFLDSAASSQKPRRVIDCLEEYYRRYNANVHRGIYRLSEEATFAFERARGKVARFINARSQREIVFVRNTTEAINLVARSWGDANLRAGDRILLSIMEHHSNLVPWQMLAQRTGAQLEFLPIDGEGRLALDHLDAQLAGVRLVAITQQSNVLGTINPVAEIARRAHACGALVLVDGAQSVPHMPVDVQALDIDFLAFSGHKMCAPTGIGVLWGRRAILEQMPPFLGGGSMIRVVGLHESTYADVPARFEAGTPAIAEAIALGEAVDFLQEIGMDRISAHERELLGYALERLSEVEGLRVYGPTTTEMRGGAVSFTLDGVHPHDVAAVLDSEGIAVRAGHHCAQPLHAHYDIPATTRASFYLYNIPEEVDRLVAALHKARTLFG